A portion of the Ignavibacteriales bacterium genome contains these proteins:
- a CDS encoding aminotransferase class I/II-fold pyridoxal phosphate-dependent enzyme: protein MSASIIDLRSDTITKPTEAMRHAMALAPVGDDVFAEDPTVNLLQQKVAALLGKPAALYVPSGVMSNQLALNAHTQPGDEVIVEKESHIFNYETAAPSILSNVQLYLITGERGILKVDQLPPAVRSDAYYMPRTRLICLENTHNRAGGTIYPIEEIRKIRDFAKSRGIRMHLDGARLWNASMATGISPLEYAQYFDTVSVCFSKGLGAPVGSALVGSDEVIQRARRFRKILGGGMRQAGIIAAGALYALEHHIDRLKEDHEKARLFAERIAVNPLLGIDLKYVQTNIVVFDVSATGKTTGEILDALRAKNVLLTDANYTSLRAVTHLDVTADQVMHAADIVAGIARS from the coding sequence ATGAGCGCATCGATCATTGATCTACGGAGCGACACCATCACAAAACCGACAGAAGCGATGCGCCATGCGATGGCTCTTGCTCCTGTGGGTGACGACGTCTTTGCTGAGGATCCGACCGTCAATCTTTTGCAGCAAAAGGTGGCTGCGCTTCTCGGAAAGCCTGCCGCCTTGTACGTCCCCTCAGGCGTCATGTCGAATCAATTGGCGCTCAACGCGCACACGCAACCTGGCGATGAGGTGATCGTCGAGAAGGAATCCCACATCTTCAACTACGAGACGGCTGCTCCATCGATTCTATCGAACGTTCAGCTCTATCTTATCACGGGCGAGCGTGGCATACTCAAGGTTGATCAATTGCCCCCGGCCGTGCGCTCCGACGCGTACTACATGCCCCGAACGAGACTTATCTGCCTGGAGAATACTCACAATCGCGCCGGAGGGACGATTTATCCCATCGAGGAGATCAGAAAGATCCGGGATTTCGCGAAATCCCGGGGTATTCGCATGCATCTCGACGGGGCAAGACTCTGGAATGCTTCGATGGCAACCGGAATCTCTCCTCTGGAATACGCACAGTACTTTGACACGGTGTCAGTCTGTTTTTCAAAAGGCCTCGGGGCACCCGTCGGATCTGCGCTCGTCGGATCGGATGAGGTCATTCAGCGCGCCCGACGGTTTCGCAAGATACTCGGTGGCGGTATGCGACAAGCTGGTATCATTGCGGCGGGGGCACTGTATGCGCTCGAGCATCACATCGATCGCCTGAAGGAAGATCACGAGAAGGCCCGGCTCTTCGCTGAACGCATCGCCGTGAACCCGTTACTGGGAATCGACCTCAAGTACGTTCAAACAAACATTGTCGTCTTTGATGTTTCCGCGACTGGAAAGACAACAGGTGAGATCCTCGATGCGTTGAGGGCTAAGAATGTGCTTCTCACCGATGCGAACTACACGTCTCTTCGAGCCGTGACCCATCTCGATGTCACGGCTGATCAGGTTATGCATGCGGCCGATATCGTCGCTGGTATCGCGCGATCTTGA
- the nusA gene encoding transcription termination factor NusA: protein MNHEIVESFAQMVREKGIDKDILVGIVEDIFGMMVRKKYGPTAKFDVVVNMDKGDIEIYLEREVVEEVVDPVMQIDMKEARKKSGEDMDVGEEFVEIIPLESFGRRLVVSAKQNLNQRIKEIEREAIYNEYSTSLGEIVVGEIYQIRKGKGEILVIHNKNELIIPRSDQIYKERYKKGDTIRAVVKEVRKGAGNPVVIISRTDPQFLMRLFEIEIPEIYDGIIEIKAIAREPGDRAKVAVLSHDDRVDAVGACVGMKGVRIHAIVRELNNENIDVINWSDDALVFITRSLSPAKLKEIQIDKEAKKANVTVAADQVSLAIGKNGQNVRLASKLTGYDIQLIKEGGEDEEYDMDLSEFREELGDVMFHKFFDEGYESVHDVIDTTVDELVNTLGIEKERIEEIVALLKKGLEDAEIEDAEESGEAIAPAAQPEAPSAELTSETTEPAADTGAAETTEAANDADASEKTESASDPDESKKAEATEPPENEEKQPQ, encoded by the coding sequence ATGAATCACGAAATAGTCGAATCATTTGCCCAAATGGTTCGCGAAAAAGGCATCGATAAGGATATCCTCGTCGGCATTGTCGAAGATATCTTTGGGATGATGGTCCGCAAGAAATACGGCCCGACTGCCAAATTCGATGTCGTTGTGAATATGGACAAGGGGGATATCGAAATCTACCTTGAGCGGGAAGTCGTCGAAGAGGTCGTGGACCCGGTCATGCAGATCGATATGAAGGAAGCCCGGAAGAAATCGGGCGAAGATATGGATGTGGGGGAGGAGTTTGTTGAGATCATCCCGCTTGAGAGTTTTGGGCGAAGACTTGTCGTCAGTGCGAAGCAGAATCTCAACCAGCGCATCAAGGAGATTGAGCGCGAAGCGATCTACAACGAATACTCGACTTCGCTTGGCGAAATCGTCGTTGGAGAAATCTATCAGATTCGCAAAGGAAAGGGTGAGATTCTTGTCATTCACAACAAGAACGAGTTGATCATACCCCGGAGCGATCAGATTTACAAGGAACGCTACAAGAAGGGCGACACAATTCGCGCTGTGGTCAAAGAAGTGCGAAAGGGGGCTGGGAACCCGGTGGTGATCATCTCGCGCACCGATCCGCAGTTCCTGATGCGCCTCTTCGAGATCGAAATTCCTGAAATTTATGACGGCATTATCGAAATCAAGGCTATCGCACGTGAACCAGGCGATCGCGCAAAAGTCGCAGTGTTGTCGCATGATGACCGCGTCGATGCTGTCGGCGCCTGCGTCGGCATGAAGGGCGTGAGAATTCACGCAATCGTGCGGGAACTCAACAACGAGAACATCGATGTGATTAATTGGAGCGATGACGCGCTTGTGTTCATCACGCGTTCGCTGTCTCCTGCAAAGCTGAAAGAAATCCAGATCGACAAGGAGGCGAAGAAGGCAAACGTGACTGTGGCGGCCGATCAGGTTTCTCTGGCCATCGGTAAGAATGGTCAGAACGTCCGCCTTGCTTCCAAGCTCACTGGTTATGACATCCAGCTGATCAAGGAAGGTGGAGAAGACGAAGAGTACGACATGGATCTTTCCGAATTCCGCGAGGAATTGGGTGATGTCATGTTCCACAAGTTCTTCGATGAAGGCTATGAATCAGTGCACGATGTCATCGACACGACAGTCGATGAGCTCGTAAACACTCTTGGGATCGAGAAGGAGAGAATCGAAGAAATCGTTGCCCTCCTGAAGAAAGGTCTCGAAGACGCAGAAATTGAGGACGCTGAGGAATCCGGCGAAGCCATCGCTCCTGCAGCGCAGCCTGAAGCTCCGAGTGCAGAACTTACATCGGAGACCACAGAGCCGGCAGCTGATACGGGCGCAGCGGAAACAACCGAGGCGGCGAACGATGCGGATGCGTCGGAGAAAACGGAGTCAGCAAGCGATCCGGATGAATCGAAAAAGGCGGAAGCAACCGAGCCGCCTGAGAACGAAGAAAAGCAACCGCAGTAG
- the lnt gene encoding apolipoprotein N-acyltransferase has product MTTPSSDQLAIHSSWHRLALAVASGVMLGISFPPSPVHSFAYVGLIPLLLLLETLDTTWHKLKYSYVAFFILHALTLYWIGGFVVGKDPWMMIAGGAVLLIHPLFYVFVIYLFVHVRKRLGLIAALVFFPLAWIAYEYSHSLSEVSFPWITLGNSQAYDLRRIQIAEFTSTYGISYLVLCFNGLGFVLISNLATGRWGFRSRPSVIALGVLLAIYFLPWLYGSIVMKTYVAESEPGTLSVGIVQPNIDPWEKWSSSGASPWAYYERQLENFVGETKTLARNRLDLIVWPETAIPFRILLPGNQMYLHWLRQNLDSTGSAVLTGLPYTVFYDSAHAPVTASHDPVRKKYFDDFNSTALFVPGREVVPVYKKIVLVPFAERIPYADVFRFLIEPLKWNVGIGMWGKGTDTTLFGLPTAGKSETKFASMICYESVYPNFVRTFVQRGAQFLVIVTNDSWWGNTPGAYQHASLASIRAIENRRWIVRAANGGISGFIDPAGGFHNETRLYTTAAFHGTIEPRAELTFYARHGDIFAQVCALCAAVILVLTFLPQRKPKNSDERIDH; this is encoded by the coding sequence ATGACAACGCCATCATCCGATCAGCTTGCCATCCACAGTTCCTGGCACCGCTTAGCCCTTGCCGTCGCGTCAGGCGTGATGTTGGGCATATCCTTTCCGCCATCGCCTGTTCATTCATTTGCGTATGTAGGTCTCATCCCTCTCTTGTTGCTCCTCGAAACGCTTGACACAACGTGGCACAAACTCAAATACTCCTACGTTGCGTTCTTCATTCTTCACGCGCTGACGTTGTATTGGATCGGCGGGTTCGTCGTGGGAAAAGATCCGTGGATGATGATTGCAGGGGGAGCGGTTCTTCTCATCCATCCGCTCTTCTACGTGTTTGTGATCTATCTCTTTGTCCATGTCCGGAAGCGTCTCGGACTTATTGCAGCTCTCGTGTTTTTCCCCCTTGCGTGGATAGCGTACGAGTATTCTCATTCTCTCAGTGAAGTTTCCTTCCCATGGATTACTCTGGGCAACAGTCAGGCGTATGATCTCCGGAGGATCCAGATTGCGGAATTTACTTCGACGTACGGAATTTCATATCTCGTCCTTTGCTTCAATGGGTTAGGATTTGTTCTCATCTCGAACCTCGCAACCGGCAGATGGGGCTTCCGTTCCAGACCTTCTGTGATCGCGCTCGGAGTGCTTCTCGCGATATACTTTCTGCCGTGGCTCTATGGCAGCATCGTGATGAAGACGTACGTCGCAGAAAGCGAACCAGGCACACTCAGCGTCGGAATTGTTCAACCGAACATCGATCCATGGGAGAAATGGAGTTCGTCGGGAGCCAGCCCCTGGGCCTATTATGAGAGACAGCTCGAGAACTTCGTAGGCGAAACAAAGACGCTCGCGCGGAATCGGCTGGATCTCATCGTATGGCCTGAGACGGCGATACCATTTCGGATTCTCCTTCCGGGCAACCAGATGTACTTGCATTGGCTTCGGCAGAACCTGGACTCAACCGGCAGTGCTGTTCTGACGGGGCTGCCCTACACCGTCTTTTACGACAGCGCACATGCTCCCGTGACTGCATCCCATGATCCGGTTCGCAAGAAGTATTTTGATGACTTCAACTCGACCGCTCTCTTTGTTCCGGGTCGCGAGGTTGTTCCCGTGTACAAGAAGATAGTGCTGGTTCCATTCGCAGAGCGCATTCCGTATGCGGATGTGTTCAGATTTCTCATCGAGCCGTTAAAGTGGAATGTCGGTATCGGCATGTGGGGAAAGGGTACCGACACGACGCTGTTCGGGTTGCCGACAGCGGGGAAATCGGAGACGAAGTTCGCCTCAATGATATGCTATGAGTCCGTATATCCGAATTTTGTTCGCACATTTGTTCAGCGGGGGGCTCAATTCCTCGTCATTGTCACCAATGACAGCTGGTGGGGTAACACGCCTGGCGCATATCAGCACGCAAGTCTTGCCTCGATACGTGCGATTGAAAACCGGAGGTGGATCGTGCGCGCAGCGAATGGCGGAATTTCAGGCTTCATCGATCCCGCTGGCGGATTTCACAACGAGACGCGGCTCTATACGACCGCAGCGTTTCATGGAACCATTGAGCCGCGGGCGGAGTTGACTTTTTATGCCCGTCACGGGGACATTTTCGCGCAGGTATGTGCTTTGTGTGCGGCGGTTATCTTAGTCCTGACATTTCTCCCACAACGAAAGCCGAAGAACAGCGATGAGCGCATCGATCATTGA
- a CDS encoding TIGR00730 family Rossman fold protein: MDSSHGVSDHDAKQDIQLRSLINAQDDVWRIFRVMAEFVDGFTLLSKQDNLVSIFGSARTKSGTPYYELAESVSRELVKRGFNILTGGGPGIMEAGNKGARDQGGGSVGANIELPHEQSSNPYIDKNRLVTFRHFFVRKVMFVKYAHGFIVLPGGLGTLDEFFEAVTLIQTKKTRPFPVILMGSGYWNGLIDWIRNVVLPAGNISPDDLSLFRIEDDPAKAAEIVEVFYRENKMITNF, encoded by the coding sequence ATGGATTCTTCCCACGGCGTATCTGATCATGACGCGAAGCAGGACATCCAGCTTCGATCTCTCATCAACGCGCAGGATGACGTTTGGCGGATATTTCGAGTGATGGCGGAATTCGTCGACGGCTTCACGCTCCTGTCGAAGCAAGATAATCTTGTTTCGATCTTCGGGTCTGCACGCACGAAGTCGGGTACCCCGTACTATGAGCTGGCTGAAAGCGTGTCGCGGGAGCTCGTGAAGAGGGGCTTCAACATTCTGACAGGAGGGGGGCCAGGAATCATGGAAGCGGGGAACAAGGGGGCACGGGATCAGGGGGGTGGATCGGTCGGGGCCAACATTGAGCTCCCGCATGAGCAAAGCTCCAATCCTTATATTGACAAAAACCGACTAGTAACGTTCCGGCACTTTTTTGTCCGAAAAGTGATGTTCGTGAAGTACGCTCACGGATTCATCGTGCTCCCCGGCGGGTTGGGTACACTCGATGAGTTCTTCGAGGCAGTCACACTTATTCAGACGAAGAAGACGCGCCCCTTCCCGGTGATTCTGATGGGGTCAGGCTATTGGAATGGGCTCATCGACTGGATTCGCAACGTGGTTCTTCCCGCTGGAAACATCTCTCCTGATGACCTGTCCTTGTTTCGGATTGAGGACGACCCGGCAAAAGCAGCTGAAATTGTTGAGGTTTTTTACAGAGAGAACAAGATGATCACGAATTTCTAA
- a CDS encoding aminodeoxychorismate/anthranilate synthase component II codes for MVLVIDNYDSFTYNLVQYVGEMGEALTVVRNDRITVPEIRKLNPRAIILSPGPCRPSDAGATVEVVRQLHKEYPILGVCLGHQAIGEALGGRVVKAEQIFHGKTSLVHHTGHEIFADIPSPFTAARYHSLIVEKVTLPLCLEVTAWTPEGVIMGLRHREHPTFGVQFHPESIATEHGKQILRNFLSTN; via the coding sequence ATGGTTCTTGTCATCGACAATTATGACTCGTTCACGTACAATCTCGTCCAATATGTGGGGGAGATGGGTGAAGCGCTGACCGTCGTCAGGAACGATCGGATAACAGTACCGGAAATCCGGAAACTGAACCCGCGAGCGATCATCCTTTCACCCGGACCTTGCAGGCCTTCCGACGCCGGCGCGACCGTAGAGGTTGTGCGCCAGCTTCACAAGGAATATCCAATTCTCGGAGTCTGTCTGGGACATCAGGCAATCGGTGAAGCGTTGGGGGGCAGGGTTGTCAAGGCAGAGCAAATCTTCCATGGAAAGACCTCGCTCGTCCATCACACGGGACATGAAATCTTTGCGGACATCCCATCTCCGTTTACCGCCGCACGTTATCACTCACTGATCGTAGAGAAAGTCACTCTCCCCCTGTGCCTTGAAGTGACTGCCTGGACGCCTGAGGGAGTGATCATGGGACTCCGCCACAGAGAACATCCAACGTTCGGAGTTCAGTTTCACCCCGAGTCGATTGCGACCGAGCACGGCAAGCAGATCCTCAGGAATTTCCTCTCAACGAATTAG
- the trpE gene encoding anthranilate synthase component I — MPDHLAIARCVVDPVTISMTTFEEFKQLSSGGNVIPVYETLLADTETPVSVYLKIQQESPYSFLLESVEGGDQVGRYSFIGFNPFMRFSIQGKKFSLDTFHDDVKVLPGLVSQDDHPLVALKKIFSHIKTVRSPGLPRLSGGAVGYFGYESVQLVEDVPVIHQDEFALPDALLLFYDVVLVFDNLQRRIFLVSNAYLPAEGRSEQVLFSEYQKATSEIALLKQLLRRPAAPEIGTAELHGQMKRVTEKEHYCAAVERSREYIVEGDIFQVVLSQRLEQDATVAPFDLYRALRMINPSPYMYYLQCKDFSIIGASPEMLVRVEDGDVETRPIAGTRRRGVTREEDDRLEKELIDDPKERAEHLMLVDLGRNDLGRICLYGSVRVEQYMSVEKYSHVMHLVTSVHGTLRPDLTQIYALFSCFPAGTLTGAPKIRAMEIIAELEKLHRGVYGGAVAYIDFSGNLDSCIAIRTMVMKGKVLRFQAGAGIVYDSKPEREYEETMEKLRANLKSLEMLTSSEHMNRKP; from the coding sequence GTGCCAGATCATCTGGCCATCGCTCGATGTGTAGTTGACCCGGTCACTATCTCAATGACGACGTTCGAAGAATTCAAGCAGTTAAGCAGCGGGGGCAATGTCATCCCCGTCTACGAAACACTTCTTGCCGACACAGAGACGCCAGTCTCCGTCTATCTCAAGATACAGCAGGAAAGTCCCTACTCGTTTCTTCTGGAAAGCGTGGAAGGCGGCGACCAGGTTGGACGCTACTCGTTCATCGGCTTCAATCCCTTCATGAGATTCTCCATTCAGGGGAAGAAGTTCAGCCTGGATACGTTCCACGATGACGTGAAGGTCTTGCCGGGCCTCGTGTCGCAGGATGACCATCCCCTCGTCGCTCTCAAGAAAATCTTCTCACATATCAAAACTGTCCGAAGTCCCGGACTTCCGCGCCTTTCGGGCGGGGCGGTGGGGTATTTCGGGTATGAGAGCGTGCAGCTCGTTGAGGATGTTCCTGTCATCCATCAGGACGAATTTGCTCTGCCTGATGCATTACTCCTTTTCTACGATGTAGTGCTTGTCTTCGATAATTTGCAGCGTCGGATTTTCCTTGTGTCCAATGCCTACCTCCCGGCGGAAGGGCGATCGGAACAGGTGCTGTTCTCCGAATACCAAAAGGCAACATCGGAAATCGCTCTTTTGAAACAGCTCTTGCGCCGTCCCGCAGCACCTGAGATTGGCACGGCTGAACTTCATGGACAAATGAAACGGGTGACGGAGAAGGAGCACTATTGTGCCGCGGTCGAGCGTTCACGGGAGTATATTGTTGAAGGTGACATTTTTCAGGTCGTGCTTTCTCAGCGGCTCGAGCAGGATGCTACCGTCGCACCATTCGATCTGTACCGGGCGCTGCGTATGATCAACCCGTCCCCGTACATGTATTATCTGCAGTGCAAGGACTTCAGTATCATTGGGGCCTCACCTGAAATGCTCGTCCGCGTCGAAGATGGAGATGTCGAGACAAGACCGATCGCCGGTACCCGACGAAGGGGGGTGACGCGCGAAGAGGATGACCGCCTTGAAAAGGAGCTGATCGACGACCCGAAGGAACGTGCCGAACACTTGATGCTGGTCGATCTCGGGCGCAATGACCTCGGGCGAATCTGTTTGTACGGAAGCGTGCGTGTCGAGCAGTACATGTCGGTCGAAAAGTATTCGCATGTCATGCATCTTGTTACGAGTGTACACGGCACGCTCCGCCCTGACTTGACTCAGATCTACGCCCTCTTTTCGTGTTTCCCTGCCGGAACCCTTACTGGGGCTCCGAAAATCAGGGCAATGGAGATCATCGCTGAACTCGAGAAGCTTCACCGTGGAGTCTATGGCGGAGCTGTGGCATACATCGATTTCTCCGGCAATCTCGATTCCTGCATCGCCATACGAACAATGGTGATGAAAGGGAAGGTACTTCGCTTCCAGGCGGGAGCGGGCATCGTGTATGACTCGAAACCGGAACGCGAGTATGAGGAAACGATGGAAAAGCTCCGCGCCAACCTGAAATCACTCGAAATGTTGACCAGTTCCGAACATATGAACCGGAAGCCTTGA
- a CDS encoding phosphatase PAP2 family protein produces MDEFLLELDRSLFYFCNQSLCNWLFDTILPFVTDLNKKPVALVIVGILWLLLLTKGGRHGRIAALLLIPTIAISDQFSSSVLKYLIERVRPCNELPDVRLLVGCGSGYSFPSSHAVNNFAAAIVLAYFLPRWTWAFFSFAGVVAFSRVYVGVHYPSDVIGGAVIGLFIGGCIIAMYRVAEEWWVQRYSRMSEVRK; encoded by the coding sequence TTGGATGAATTTCTCCTGGAGTTGGACCGAAGCCTGTTCTATTTCTGCAACCAGAGCTTGTGTAACTGGCTCTTCGACACCATCCTTCCGTTTGTTACCGATCTGAACAAGAAGCCGGTCGCACTCGTCATCGTTGGAATCTTGTGGTTGCTTCTCTTGACGAAAGGGGGGCGCCACGGCCGCATCGCGGCTCTGCTCCTCATTCCAACCATTGCGATCAGCGATCAGTTCAGCAGCTCCGTGCTCAAGTATTTGATCGAACGGGTCCGTCCATGCAACGAACTTCCGGATGTCCGCCTGCTCGTCGGATGCGGAAGCGGCTATTCCTTCCCGTCATCGCATGCCGTCAATAACTTTGCGGCCGCGATCGTGCTGGCGTACTTCCTCCCACGATGGACGTGGGCATTCTTCTCGTTTGCCGGTGTGGTGGCCTTTTCCAGGGTATACGTCGGGGTTCACTACCCGTCCGATGTTATCGGCGGGGCTGTGATCGGCCTGTTTATCGGCGGCTGCATCATCGCCATGTACCGCGTGGCGGAGGAATGGTGGGTGCAACGATACAGCCGAATGTCAGAGGTCAGGAAATGA
- a CDS encoding thioesterase family protein — protein sequence MEKEQFKYRSQIQVRSYEVDWQGIVHNTNYLRFFEVGRIEDLKHIGATVDMKSIQGNGKIVLVRNEIDYLSPASFDELLNVSTRVSLVKNTSFIMEGLMERAHGGQVVSSNVAFHVWLDPDTDRPITIPDEFRKLVQNFEGEQCQIIWPSLDV from the coding sequence ATGGAGAAGGAACAATTTAAATATCGTTCACAGATCCAGGTCAGGAGTTATGAAGTGGACTGGCAGGGGATTGTCCACAATACAAACTATCTCCGGTTCTTTGAGGTCGGCCGTATAGAGGACCTGAAGCACATTGGCGCGACCGTCGATATGAAATCGATACAAGGCAACGGCAAGATCGTGCTTGTGCGAAATGAAATTGATTACCTCTCTCCGGCGTCTTTTGATGAATTGCTGAATGTGTCTACGCGTGTTTCCCTTGTGAAGAACACGAGTTTCATCATGGAAGGCCTGATGGAACGAGCGCACGGGGGACAGGTGGTGTCCAGCAATGTCGCATTTCATGTATGGCTCGACCCGGACACTGACCGTCCGATAACCATCCCTGATGAATTTCGCAAACTCGTACAGAACTTCGAGGGAGAGCAGTGCCAGATCATCTGGCCATCGCTCGATGTGTAG
- a CDS encoding DedA family protein, which yields MEELIRHLAAINPVWVYLSVSGFAFLENMFPPLPSDVLILFVGSLVGVGSVDFTVALIATTLGSTAGFVAMYKLGDWFGLRILETGKIPFIPVENVHKVERWFRKYGYFLIVVNRFLTGTRAVISFFAGMSELPLTATASLSFVSALVWNFLLLFAGKELGENWPLIGSYLAAYSKVLTFVLLLVVFLLIVWFLYKNMNRTNGAKKST from the coding sequence GTGGAAGAACTCATTCGCCACCTCGCAGCCATCAACCCCGTTTGGGTGTATCTATCCGTTTCGGGATTCGCCTTTCTCGAAAACATGTTTCCCCCGCTTCCAAGCGATGTGCTTATCCTCTTCGTCGGTTCGCTCGTCGGCGTCGGGTCCGTTGATTTCACCGTCGCCTTGATTGCCACAACCCTCGGCAGCACAGCCGGGTTTGTTGCTATGTACAAGCTAGGTGACTGGTTTGGACTGAGAATCCTGGAGACCGGAAAGATTCCCTTTATTCCAGTTGAAAACGTTCATAAAGTTGAACGATGGTTCAGAAAGTACGGGTACTTTCTCATCGTAGTGAATCGGTTCCTGACCGGTACGCGTGCGGTGATATCGTTCTTCGCAGGCATGTCGGAACTTCCGCTTACGGCGACAGCCAGCCTGTCGTTCGTCAGCGCTCTTGTGTGGAATTTCCTTCTCCTGTTTGCCGGAAAAGAACTTGGTGAGAATTGGCCGCTGATCGGATCTTACCTGGCGGCGTACAGCAAGGTTCTTACATTCGTTCTCCTCCTGGTCGTATTCCTCCTCATTGTTTGGTTTTTGTACAAGAATATGAACCGGACGAATGGCGCAAAGAAGTCGACTTGA